The Zobellia alginiliquefaciens genome contains a region encoding:
- a CDS encoding RagB/SusD family nutrient uptake outer membrane protein → MKKNSIYIAGILILLMSTSCEKDFLEYEPEGVLSNENVATAENAESLVVAAYAGIANDEMVGPLTHQWVYGSVRSDDAYKGGGGRGDVDVVDRYEQYNLTIPDYGDWMAPRTWTNYYKAISRANFALSVINEIPDAEYGDKTLRQAELRFLRAHSHFMLKQLFKKIPFIKEGLTQEEISQIANDLPNEDLWNLIAEDFIFAYENLPQSQDEVGRADRNAAAAYLAKLRLYQAYEQNDQHEVTAINAARLQEVIDYSNEVTASLESDYGNNFLDGFDNGSESIWAAQFSINDGTKVSRVSFVTGLNSPHGSALYGCCGFHLASQNMVNAFKTDADGLPLLDTFNDEDILNSVNENGIVNPASGLTVDPRLDHTVGVPGRPFKYRNTVNEAGDMVYNFSWARDPGVYGYFGNMKEQQSPDCSCYVKEGPFVGTSKNVDFIRYADILLFKAEALIQLDRWDEALPLINEVRTRAAASTQRQIDAGATDIYNIQPYTSFPNKDYAWKALKFERRLEFGMEGPRFFDLVRWGEAADVLNAYLSEEKTKRDFLSSAEFTAGRDEYYPIPQREIDFTGGLYEQNPGY, encoded by the coding sequence ATGAAAAAAAATAGTATATATATAGCCGGCATACTGATCCTATTAATGTCGACCTCTTGTGAAAAGGACTTTTTAGAATATGAACCAGAGGGTGTTCTATCTAATGAAAACGTTGCAACGGCAGAAAATGCCGAATCTCTTGTGGTAGCTGCTTACGCAGGTATTGCAAATGATGAAATGGTAGGCCCTCTAACCCACCAGTGGGTATATGGCAGTGTACGTTCCGATGATGCCTATAAGGGCGGAGGGGGACGTGGGGACGTCGATGTGGTTGACCGTTATGAACAATACAATTTAACAATCCCTGATTATGGAGATTGGATGGCTCCTAGAACATGGACCAATTATTACAAAGCTATTTCCCGTGCCAACTTTGCGCTATCAGTTATCAATGAAATTCCAGATGCAGAATATGGTGACAAAACCTTAAGGCAAGCAGAACTCCGCTTTTTAAGAGCTCATTCACATTTTATGCTAAAACAGCTCTTTAAAAAAATACCCTTTATTAAAGAAGGACTTACGCAGGAAGAAATTTCCCAGATAGCTAACGATTTGCCTAATGAAGACTTATGGAATCTAATAGCTGAAGATTTTATTTTTGCGTATGAGAACTTGCCTCAGTCACAAGATGAGGTAGGAAGGGCTGATAGAAATGCCGCAGCAGCTTATTTAGCAAAATTAAGACTTTATCAGGCCTACGAACAAAATGACCAGCACGAAGTCACTGCTATTAATGCTGCTAGATTACAAGAAGTTATAGATTATTCTAATGAGGTTACCGCCAGCTTAGAATCAGATTATGGAAACAACTTTTTAGATGGTTTTGACAATGGTTCTGAATCTATTTGGGCTGCTCAGTTTTCAATCAATGACGGTACTAAAGTTAGCAGGGTAAGTTTTGTTACGGGGTTGAACTCTCCCCACGGTTCCGCACTTTACGGCTGTTGTGGCTTTCATTTGGCGAGTCAAAACATGGTAAACGCTTTTAAAACCGATGCAGATGGGCTTCCTCTTTTGGATACTTTTAATGATGAAGACATCTTGAATTCAGTAAATGAAAATGGGATAGTCAACCCTGCTTCAGGATTAACTGTTGACCCCAGATTAGATCATACGGTTGGTGTACCAGGGCGCCCTTTTAAGTATAGAAATACCGTGAATGAAGCAGGTGATATGGTTTACAACTTTAGCTGGGCTAGAGACCCAGGTGTCTATGGCTATTTTGGCAACATGAAAGAACAACAGTCGCCAGATTGCTCTTGTTATGTTAAAGAAGGACCATTTGTTGGCACTTCTAAAAACGTTGATTTCATTAGATATGCAGACATTCTATTATTTAAGGCCGAAGCTTTAATACAATTGGACAGATGGGATGAAGCCCTACCCTTAATCAATGAGGTAAGGACACGTGCTGCAGCAAGTACTCAACGACAAATAGATGCTGGAGCTACCGATATTTATAATATTCAACCATACACCTCTTTTCCTAATAAGGATTACGCTTGGAAAGCTTTAAAATTTGAAAGAAGATTGGAATTTGGCATGGAGGGCCCTCGCTTTTTTGATTTGGTAAGATGGGGAGAAGCCGCAGATGTGTTAAACGCATATTTATCCGAAGAAAAAACTAAAAGAGATTTCTTGTCCAGTGCTGAATTTACAGCCGGTCGTGATGAATACTATCCAATTCCACAAAGAGAAATAGATTTTACTGGAGGGCTCTATGAGCAAAATCCTGGTTATTAA
- a CDS encoding carbohydrate kinase family protein, with the protein MKKIKAICFGEVLFDIFPTHSKIGGAPLNVSLRLQSYGIDSYLISAIGKDEFGKKIISYLKKYDVNTNGIEINPKYETGRVNVVLNDKGVASYDIAYPVAWDKISLKSEDINYIKKTDFFIYGCLASRDKTSLSTLRELLKIVSYKVFDVNLRAPHYTNELVAELMLQANFIKFNDEELFEIAANLGSRYNSMEQTITYISVTTNTETICVTKGAYGAVLYHQKVFYYNSGYRIKVLDTVGSGDSFLASVLFKLFNGNGPQQAINFGCAVGAMVAKSEGANPILTMKQITEFMNP; encoded by the coding sequence ATGAAAAAAATTAAAGCAATTTGTTTCGGTGAAGTTCTGTTCGATATATTCCCAACTCATTCAAAAATTGGAGGTGCACCTTTAAACGTATCGTTACGTCTGCAATCATATGGCATCGACTCCTATTTAATAAGTGCTATAGGTAAAGACGAATTTGGAAAAAAAATAATTAGTTATCTAAAAAAGTATGACGTAAATACTAATGGAATTGAAATCAACCCGAAGTACGAAACAGGACGTGTCAATGTAGTTTTAAATGATAAGGGAGTTGCTTCTTACGATATAGCTTATCCTGTTGCATGGGACAAAATTTCTCTTAAATCAGAAGATATAAATTATATCAAAAAAACGGACTTCTTCATATATGGTTGCTTAGCGAGCAGAGATAAAACCTCGCTTTCAACATTGAGGGAATTGCTTAAAATAGTTTCGTATAAAGTGTTTGATGTTAATCTAAGAGCCCCTCATTATACAAATGAACTCGTTGCAGAATTAATGTTACAAGCTAACTTTATAAAATTTAATGATGAAGAATTGTTTGAGATTGCTGCTAATCTTGGATCCAGGTACAATTCTATGGAGCAGACCATAACATACATTTCTGTAACTACGAATACGGAAACTATTTGTGTAACCAAGGGTGCTTATGGGGCTGTCCTATATCACCAAAAGGTTTTTTATTATAATAGCGGATATAGGATAAAAGTACTTGATACGGTTGGGTCAGGAGATTCCTTTTTGGCATCTGTATTATTCAAATTATTTAATGGGAACGGACCGCAACAGGCAATCAACTTTGGTTGTGCTGTTGGCGCAATGGTGGCAAAAAGTGAAGGTGCAAACCCTATACTTACCATGAAACAAATTACAGAATTCATGAACCCTTAA
- a CDS encoding Eco57I restriction-modification methylase domain-containing protein, which yields MKKEIHKYLKTYSYDVFKIDKLIVSSFLYSNDIIAVNNKLISSYLISKEDEDYESVEAILQINPTISFESLVELFEFVISPKEKIVTGAIYTPNYIREYILENTLSNFENVDEITICDPACGCAGFLSNAAKKIKRITNKTYFNIFKTNIFGLDIQEYSVRRSELLLSLLSIIEGEDNEIFEFNLFNGNALNFQWNESILDFKGFDIIVGNPPYVCSRNIDEETKEYLKLWDVCSSGHPDLYIPFFEIGLSILKPKGYLGYITMNTFFKSINGRALREYFQNNKNEFKLIDFGGQQVFYSKSTYTCLCLIKKTKSEFLEYSKLDIPTNLGSSKIKFNKIPYSSLGSLNGWNLQEMEILNKIESIGTPLGEKFKTRNGIATLKNDIFIFDPIEEDDKYFYLQNGSVYPIEKDICNEIINPNKLTKINSIEHLKKKIIFPYYHESDNVKLIKEDTFKKDFPKAYKYLSTKKNILAKRDKGNGKYENWFAYGRNQSLEKLKHKLFFPHITPKTPNFVESLDENLLFYNGLALIGENERDLLFMKKILGSRLFWFYIINSSKPYGSGYFSLSRNYIKRFGIYDFSEEEIDQLINEENQEKLDHFIESSYGIKNLFE from the coding sequence ATGAAGAAGGAAATACATAAATATCTAAAAACATATTCTTATGATGTTTTCAAAATAGACAAACTAATAGTTTCGTCCTTTTTGTATTCCAATGATATTATTGCTGTTAATAATAAACTTATTTCTAGTTATTTAATCTCGAAAGAAGATGAAGATTATGAAAGTGTAGAGGCTATTTTACAAATCAATCCTACCATTAGCTTTGAAAGTTTAGTCGAATTATTTGAATTTGTTATTTCGCCGAAAGAAAAGATTGTAACTGGGGCTATTTATACACCTAATTATATTAGAGAATACATTCTTGAGAACACACTTTCTAATTTTGAAAATGTTGATGAAATAACCATTTGCGATCCCGCTTGTGGTTGTGCAGGTTTTTTATCTAATGCCGCAAAGAAAATCAAGCGTATTACAAATAAAACATATTTTAATATATTCAAAACCAATATTTTTGGCTTAGATATTCAAGAATACTCTGTTAGAAGATCAGAACTTTTACTTTCCTTATTATCAATTATAGAAGGAGAGGATAATGAAATATTTGAATTCAATTTATTCAATGGTAATGCCCTAAACTTCCAATGGAATGAGAGTATTCTTGACTTTAAAGGATTTGATATTATTGTTGGGAATCCCCCATATGTTTGCTCTCGAAATATAGATGAAGAAACGAAAGAATATTTAAAGTTATGGGATGTTTGCTCCTCAGGACATCCAGATTTATACATTCCATTTTTTGAAATAGGGTTATCTATTCTTAAACCTAAAGGTTATTTAGGATATATCACTATGAATACTTTTTTTAAAAGCATAAATGGTAGAGCATTAAGAGAGTATTTCCAAAATAACAAAAACGAATTTAAATTAATTGATTTTGGAGGTCAACAAGTCTTTTATTCAAAATCGACCTATACTTGTTTATGTTTGATAAAAAAAACAAAATCAGAATTCTTGGAATATTCAAAATTGGATATACCTACTAACCTTGGCTCCTCAAAAATAAAATTTAACAAAATCCCTTATAGTTCATTAGGTAGTTTGAATGGGTGGAATCTTCAAGAAATGGAGATCCTTAATAAAATTGAATCAATTGGCACTCCTTTAGGCGAAAAATTCAAAACTAGAAATGGAATTGCAACTTTAAAAAATGACATCTTTATTTTTGATCCTATTGAAGAAGATGATAAATATTTCTACTTGCAAAACGGTAGCGTGTATCCAATTGAAAAAGATATTTGTAACGAAATTATCAACCCTAATAAGCTAACTAAAATTAATTCTATTGAACATTTAAAGAAGAAGATAATCTTCCCATATTATCATGAAAGCGATAATGTTAAACTGATTAAAGAGGATACTTTCAAAAAAGATTTTCCAAAAGCTTATAAATACTTAAGCACAAAAAAAAACATCCTAGCCAAGAGAGATAAAGGAAATGGAAAATATGAAAACTGGTTCGCTTATGGAAGAAATCAATCATTGGAAAAATTAAAACACAAGTTATTTTTTCCTCATATAACGCCAAAAACGCCAAATTTTGTAGAAAGTCTTGATGAAAACCTATTGTTTTACAATGGTCTTGCACTTATCGGTGAGAATGAAAGGGACTTATTGTTTATGAAAAAAATATTAGGTTCAAGACTCTTTTGGTTTTACATAATCAATTCAAGTAAGCCTTATGGTTCTGGATACTTTTCATTGAGCAGAAACTACATTAAAAGATTTGGTATTTATGATTTTTCTGAAGAAGAAATAGATCAACTGATTAATGAAGAAAATCAAGAGAAATTAGATCATTTTATTGAATCTAGTTATGGAATTAAGAACCTATTTGAATAG